The following DNA comes from Tunturibacter gelidoferens.
TAGTTGAGTCTGAGTTCAACCCAGAGACGAATTCGTTTCTAGATGGTGCTTGACTCTGGAGTCGACTCCAGATTGTATTCTCGATTTGTGAATACAAAGCTTGAGACCGGCCTCCAAATCGGAACTGTCGCCGTTCGTAGCGGTCTCACGGTCGACACGATCCGCTTCTATGAAAAACAGGGACTTGTGGCTAAGCCTCATCGCAGCGCGGGCGGCTTTCGTCTTTACGACGACAGGGATCTTGACCGCTTGAGCTTCGTGGGACGGGCTCAAGCGCTGGGCTTCTCGCTAGTGGAGATCCGGGAGCTGCTCCTGCTCCAGGATGCCGGAGCAGAAGCCTGCACCCATGTACACGATCTGCTCGACCACAAGCTCGCCGCTGTTCAACAGAAGATTGCGGACTTGAAGAAGCTGGAAAGTCAACTCAAGAGCGCGAGGAAGCGGTGCGATCTGGCGGCGGCGAAAGAATGCACCGGGAGCTGCCCCGTCATTGAGGAAATCGCCAGCAGCCGCAAGGAGGTTCAGTGAAGATCGAGGTGCTTTACATCGCGGATTGCCCCAACCACACACCGGTTGTCGATCGCGTGCGTGAGGTATTACGAAGTACGGGTATGCCCCAGACGGTTCAGGAAGTGGAAGTCTGTACTAACGCAGAGGCTGAGGCACTGCGATTTCTGGGATCACCAACCGTTCGGGTGAATGGCCTTGATGTAGAACCAGACGCAGGGGTTCAGCACTTCGGTTTGGGGTGCCGCTCCTACGCAGAGAATGGCAGTCGGTCAGGCCTCCCATCAGTTGAACTCATCCGGCGCGCCCTTGAGGAGAGACCGGCAACTTCCGTGGCTCCCGATGCTGCACCCACGCGGGGCGAGCAGTCTGCGGTTCATCAAAAGAGAGGGGAATCGGGAGTCTTAGTAGCCGGGGGCATAGCGGCGGTTCTGGCATCTACGTGCTGCCTCGGTCCTCTGATCCTGGTCGCACTCGGTTTCAGTGGCGCGTGGATCGGAAATCTCGCCGTACTCGAACCGTATCGCCCCTTGTTCATCGCCGCTGCGCTGATCGCCTTGTTCTTCGCGGGTCGGCGCATCTTTCGCAAGGCAGAAGCCTGTGCCCCTGGAGAGGTCTGCGCGCTGCCGGCGACGCGTCGCGCTTACAAAGTGCTCTTCGGGATCGTCGCGGTCTTGGTCGTCGTAGCGCTCGCATTTCCCTACGTCGCTCGATTCTTCTATTGATCCTCTAACCCCAACTCAAGAAGCAACTCAACAAGGAGCTTTCCATGAAACGAATTGTTACCGCTGCCTTCGTAGTCGCTCTTTTCACCACGCCCATCTGGGCGGCCACCCAAACCACCACCCTGAAAGTCCCGGGTATGACCTGCCCCACCTGCCCTATCACTGTCAAAAAGGCTTTGCAGAGAGTCCCAGGCGTCTCGAAGATCGACGTGAACTATGAGCAGAAAGAAATAGCGGTCACCTTCGACGACACGAAAACGAGCGAGGCTTCCATTATGAAAGCTACGTCTGACATTGGCTTTCCATCGCAACCCGTCAAAAGCGTAAAGTAGAGTGCCGCTTCCAACCGTTTCTAACGCCATCCCTGTCCGGTCAGCATTGGCAATTGGAGGCAAGCGCAATGAATAAGACACCTGTTGTGATTGGCTCATCGCTCAGCGCGGTGGGCTCGAGTTTAGTTGCGGCTGCCACTACTCTGTGTTGCGTTGGTCCCGCTGTCTTTGCGATTCTGGGCACAGGCGGCGCTCTGGCAGCCGCAAGACTCGCACCGTATCGGCCTTATTTCGTCATCGGCTCTCTGCTGTTGTTGGCCTTGGGATTCTGGATGGCCTATCGTCCGCAAGGCGGATGCATTGGAAAGACCTGCACCACGCCAACCGCTAAGATCACTCGATTCCTTCTGTGGTTTGCCGCTTTCATTACAGGAGCAGCCATCCTTCTTCCCAACTTCGTGCGTGGGTAACAATGCTTGGCAAACTCACCTCATAATGCGGGAGACAGCTATGAACAAATCTTTCCTCATTGCAGCGATCGCATTGCTTATGAGTCTTGCCGCATGTAAGCGGTTAGGCCCGGCAAGCTCTTACCAGGTGCTGGGCAATACCCCGGCTGCTGTGCGAACTGCGTTCAATGCTGATGAAGGTAAGGTTAGAGTGTTAATGTTGGTATCTCCGACCTGCGGCGCTTGCTTGAACGGAGCGTCTGAAGTTTCAGAGCAGCTCTTGAACATCGAGCACGGCAAAGATGCTGCGGTGTATGTGGTGTGGGTCCCGCGGCTCGGTGCGCACGAAAAAGATGTTTCCTCCGCAACCCAAGTCGTTGGCGCGTCCTGGGCACACCAATATTGGGATGGTAGCGATCTCTTGGGAGAGCAATACAGGCAGGTGCTGGGATGGAGCGGCAATGCCTGGGATGTCTACCTTCTCTATGGCACCAAAACAAAGTGGACAGGGAGTCTTCCTCCAACGCCGGATTTTTTTATGCACCAGACGTCTGAAAAGGGCCCGCGCCTAGACGAGACGGTATTTCGTGCCCGAATCAAACAACTACTAA
Coding sequences within:
- a CDS encoding heavy metal-responsive transcriptional regulator translates to MNTKLETGLQIGTVAVRSGLTVDTIRFYEKQGLVAKPHRSAGGFRLYDDRDLDRLSFVGRAQALGFSLVEIRELLLLQDAGAEACTHVHDLLDHKLAAVQQKIADLKKLESQLKSARKRCDLAAAKECTGSCPVIEEIASSRKEVQ
- the merT gene encoding mercuric ion transporter MerT, yielding MAPDAAPTRGEQSAVHQKRGESGVLVAGGIAAVLASTCCLGPLILVALGFSGAWIGNLAVLEPYRPLFIAAALIALFFAGRRIFRKAEACAPGEVCALPATRRAYKVLFGIVAVLVVVALAFPYVARFFY
- the merP gene encoding mercury resistance system periplasmic binding protein MerP, with amino-acid sequence MKRIVTAAFVVALFTTPIWAATQTTTLKVPGMTCPTCPITVKKALQRVPGVSKIDVNYEQKEIAVTFDDTKTSEASIMKATSDIGFPSQPVKSVK
- a CDS encoding mercuric transporter MerT family protein → MNKTPVVIGSSLSAVGSSLVAAATTLCCVGPAVFAILGTGGALAAARLAPYRPYFVIGSLLLLALGFWMAYRPQGGCIGKTCTTPTAKITRFLLWFAAFITGAAILLPNFVRG